A genomic stretch from Chitinivibrionales bacterium includes:
- a CDS encoding methyltransferase translates to MKLRIVAGKYRGRYITAKGQSEKFRPTLERNRRAVADTLQPFLAGARVGDFCAGCGAMGFEFLSRGAKEVVFVENNRSRVQCIRDQCRKWDIQGSCRIISSDIRSFVKKCPDRFGVIYFDPPYDSEELASLVPEIMSLLHPEGILVYERRRMKGEKKSTQTREKNLIKRKISGDSVMEFYKNNNMSLFEEQ, encoded by the coding sequence ATGAAACTGCGCATAGTTGCCGGCAAGTATAGAGGACGGTATATCACTGCTAAGGGGCAGTCAGAAAAGTTCCGTCCAACACTCGAGCGTAATCGGCGTGCAGTGGCCGATACATTACAACCTTTCCTTGCAGGAGCACGAGTAGGAGATTTCTGCGCAGGTTGCGGCGCCATGGGATTTGAATTCCTGAGCCGGGGTGCAAAAGAGGTGGTTTTTGTCGAAAACAATCGGTCTCGCGTCCAGTGTATCCGCGATCAATGCAGGAAATGGGATATTCAAGGTTCGTGTAGAATAATTTCCAGTGATATTCGTTCATTTGTTAAAAAATGCCCCGATAGATTTGGTGTTATTTATTTTGATCCACCATACGACTCCGAAGAGCTTGCCAGCCTCGTACCGGAAATTATGTCTCTGCTCCATCCTGAAGGGATTCTTGTCTATGAGAGGAGACGCATGAAAGGAGAAAAAAAAAGCACTCAAACAAGAGAGAAAAACCTTATTAAACGCAAAATTTCCGGTGATTCGGTTATGGAGTTCTATAAAAATAACAATATGAGTCTTTTCGAGGAGCAATAA
- the gatC gene encoding Asp-tRNA(Asn)/Glu-tRNA(Gln) amidotransferase subunit GatC, giving the protein MIDRKDVEHVAALARLKLSEEEIESFTEQLGSVIEHVDQLNKAPVDDVEPTCFMVPKHDPLRNDVAMESLPREKALANGPKVKKGHFAIPKVIAS; this is encoded by the coding sequence ATGATTGACAGAAAAGATGTTGAGCATGTGGCGGCGTTGGCGCGATTGAAATTATCCGAAGAGGAAATAGAATCTTTTACCGAACAGCTGGGCTCGGTGATCGAACATGTCGATCAGTTGAATAAAGCGCCGGTCGATGATGTCGAACCCACATGCTTTATGGTGCCGAAACACGATCCCCTCAGAAATGATGTCGCAATGGAGTCTTTGCCCCGGGAAAAAGCTCTGGCAAATGGCCCGAAAGTCAAAAAAGGACATTTTGCGATTCCCAAAGTGATTGCTTCATAA
- a CDS encoding rhomboid family intramembrane serine protease: protein MMMHGGRSIGKALKWLLIANIGIYVLQILPTMGNYVTYWGALIPFKVFTQGQVWRLVTYMFLHGQDAIWHLLFNMLALWMFGTELEQMWGTRRFAVFYFLAGILSGLFSVLMWKSFIIGASGAVLAVLTAYAYYFPHRQVLFFFIFPMPVRLAVAIIGFISIAGSLSSAGGIAHLTHLAGIAIGLVYVKYYDQIVALKDHIVDVKKEKQQRKNAEEYLRKRRYFEDVIDPILKKIHEQGMESLTGEEKRILKHASKQNKERIKKSKIIPFDIFK, encoded by the coding sequence ATGATGATGCATGGTGGAAGAAGTATAGGGAAAGCACTGAAATGGCTGCTTATTGCAAATATCGGTATATATGTTCTGCAAATTCTGCCTACAATGGGGAATTATGTAACCTATTGGGGAGCGCTGATACCCTTTAAAGTATTCACCCAGGGGCAGGTATGGCGCCTGGTGACCTATATGTTTTTGCATGGTCAGGATGCTATCTGGCATCTGCTTTTTAATATGCTTGCTCTATGGATGTTCGGGACGGAACTCGAGCAGATGTGGGGCACGAGGCGCTTTGCTGTTTTCTATTTTCTTGCCGGGATTCTTTCGGGGCTGTTCAGTGTACTGATGTGGAAGTCTTTCATAATCGGAGCGTCTGGAGCGGTTCTTGCTGTTCTGACAGCTTATGCCTATTATTTCCCTCATAGGCAGGTGTTGTTCTTTTTTATCTTTCCCATGCCGGTGCGTCTGGCCGTGGCGATTATCGGATTTATATCGATTGCCGGTTCACTCAGCAGTGCAGGAGGCATTGCTCATCTGACCCATCTGGCCGGAATCGCTATCGGACTGGTGTATGTAAAATACTACGACCAGATAGTGGCGCTTAAAGATCATATTGTCGACGTGAAAAAAGAGAAACAGCAGCGGAAAAATGCCGAAGAGTATCTCAGGAAACGACGATATTTTGAGGATGTTATCGATCCGATTTTGAAAAAAATTCATGAGCAGGGCATGGAATCCCTGACCGGAGAAGAAAAAAGAATCCTCAAGCACGCATCAAAGCAGAATAAAGAGCGAATCAAAAAGAGCAAAATCATACCCTTCGATATTTTCAAATAA
- the coaD gene encoding pantetheine-phosphate adenylyltransferase codes for MAAAIYPGTFDPITYGHIDIAKRASKIFRKVIAVIAVNPNKNPMFNVNERVEMARESLHDIHNIDVISYKGLIADCIREYKASAIIRGLRAISDFEYEFQMAFTNRKMNSRAETVFLMPNEKYTYLNSTMVKEIAKLGGDISKFVPQCVERHMLKKLKHK; via the coding sequence ATGGCTGCTGCAATTTATCCGGGCACCTTTGATCCCATTACCTATGGTCATATAGATATTGCAAAAAGGGCATCAAAGATATTCCGGAAAGTAATAGCAGTTATAGCAGTCAATCCTAATAAAAATCCCATGTTCAATGTTAATGAACGAGTTGAAATGGCAAGAGAATCGCTTCATGATATCCATAATATCGACGTAATTTCATACAAAGGACTCATTGCCGACTGTATTCGTGAGTATAAGGCCTCGGCAATTATTCGTGGATTGAGGGCTATATCCGATTTTGAATACGAATTCCAAATGGCTTTCACAAACAGAAAGATGAACAGCCGGGCTGAGACAGTGTTTCTTATGCCCAACGAAAAGTATACCTATTTAAATTCGACGATGGTCAAGGAGATAGCCAAGCTGGGTGGCGATATTTCAAAATTCGTTCCCCAGTGTGTCGAAAGGCACATGTTGAAAAAATTGAAACATAAATAA
- a CDS encoding adenosine kinase: protein MNGKKCISGIGSALVDILLQESDDFVEKSGAPKGGMTLVDREVIDDLLSKSGNSPEIVPGGSACNTIMGAGRLGGPACFVGKRGNDDLGRLFEKQLKTCNVDPILFQSDSSTGRVLSVITPDAQRTMFTFLGASSEATPEEILEDQYSEAAVVHIEGYLLFNEPLITTALSAAKNAGALVSLDLASFTVVEASKNILESLISNYVDILIANEDEARAFTGIDDESGALEAMAQKADVAVLKVGKRGSYIASGERVTKIGINGDGSAVDTTGAGDLWASGFLYGLVNGYPVEKCGELGAACGYEVCQVIGASIPDAGWDRIRKLL, encoded by the coding sequence ATGAATGGAAAAAAGTGTATATCAGGCATCGGATCAGCGCTTGTTGATATACTTTTACAGGAAAGTGACGATTTTGTTGAGAAATCCGGCGCACCCAAAGGTGGAATGACCCTGGTGGATCGTGAAGTAATCGACGATCTTCTCTCAAAATCGGGCAATTCACCTGAAATCGTGCCCGGCGGTTCTGCATGTAATACTATCATGGGAGCAGGAAGACTGGGCGGTCCGGCCTGTTTTGTGGGCAAACGAGGTAACGATGATCTTGGCCGGCTTTTCGAAAAACAACTGAAAACATGCAATGTCGACCCGATACTCTTCCAATCGGATTCATCAACCGGAAGAGTGCTTTCAGTAATCACTCCCGATGCCCAACGGACCATGTTTACCTTTTTAGGTGCATCTTCCGAAGCTACCCCGGAAGAGATTCTGGAAGATCAGTATTCCGAGGCGGCGGTTGTCCATATCGAAGGATACCTGTTATTTAATGAACCATTGATAACAACAGCACTTTCGGCTGCAAAAAATGCCGGCGCCCTCGTTTCACTGGATCTGGCCAGCTTTACCGTGGTTGAAGCATCAAAAAATATTCTCGAAAGCCTGATCTCCAACTATGTTGATATTCTCATTGCCAACGAAGACGAGGCACGAGCCTTTACCGGTATTGACGATGAAAGCGGCGCACTTGAAGCTATGGCACAGAAAGCGGACGTTGCGGTCCTCAAAGTCGGTAAACGGGGAAGCTATATCGCTTCAGGCGAAAGGGTAACGAAAATCGGTATTAACGGTGACGGCTCCGCGGTTGATACGACCGGCGCCGGTGACCTGTGGGCATCGGGATTCCTCTATGGCCTGGTCAACGGCTATCCTGTTGAAAAATGTGGTGAACTGGGTGCTGCATGCGGCTATGAAGTGTGCCAGGTGATTGGAGCATCGATTCCCGATGCAGGATGGGACAGGATTCGAAAGCTGTTGTAA
- the thiL gene encoding thiamine-phosphate kinase, which produces MNRNPKNKKTYPSSEYALLEKLKPLCNYKPSKTYPFGVGDDAVVRHCSNKEKLVFTGDSLVEDIHFSLDYMTLKEIGYKAMVSNVSDCAAMGAVPEAALVQIVFPKKLKDLENRLKKIYAGFNESCRKWDIKLIGGDIVSGPCWMISLTLIGRAFGRVLRRDKAKPGDFLWVTGAPGESAAGLAAIKKWGRKKAMARFNPLIDRHVRPEPRVDYGTWLAGNRYVHSCIDVSDGISKECATLAYESRCGILLDIHALPFSSEMIQLGNALKRDQQQWFLHGGEDYELLWSADPRFTPAFDLGTATRIGYFSDKVKGVYLQYPDEKKVRLSSQGWDHVEKNDDSAQKLQK; this is translated from the coding sequence ATGAACAGGAACCCGAAAAACAAAAAGACGTATCCTTCATCCGAATACGCCCTCCTAGAAAAACTCAAACCTCTTTGTAACTATAAACCATCAAAAACCTATCCTTTCGGTGTCGGTGATGATGCTGTTGTTCGTCATTGCAGCAATAAGGAAAAACTGGTTTTTACCGGTGATTCGCTGGTAGAGGATATCCATTTTTCTCTGGATTATATGACCCTCAAAGAGATCGGCTATAAGGCAATGGTATCCAATGTCAGTGATTGTGCTGCGATGGGTGCTGTTCCTGAAGCGGCTCTTGTTCAGATTGTTTTTCCTAAAAAATTGAAGGATCTGGAAAACCGGTTGAAAAAGATATATGCAGGATTTAATGAAAGCTGCAGAAAATGGGATATCAAACTGATTGGTGGTGATATTGTTTCTGGGCCGTGCTGGATGATTTCTCTTACACTGATCGGACGGGCTTTTGGAAGGGTTTTACGGCGGGATAAGGCGAAACCCGGTGATTTCCTGTGGGTAACCGGTGCACCTGGAGAGAGTGCCGCCGGACTTGCTGCCATTAAAAAATGGGGAAGAAAAAAAGCAATGGCGCGATTCAATCCTCTGATAGATCGTCATGTTCGACCGGAACCACGGGTTGACTATGGAACATGGTTGGCGGGAAACCGGTATGTGCATTCCTGTATTGATGTTTCCGATGGGATCTCCAAAGAATGCGCTACGCTGGCCTACGAAAGCAGGTGTGGGATATTACTTGACATTCATGCTTTACCTTTTTCATCTGAAATGATACAATTAGGTAATGCTCTCAAAAGAGATCAGCAACAGTGGTTTCTGCATGGCGGAGAAGATTACGAGCTTCTATGGAGTGCAGATCCCCGCTTTACTCCGGCCTTTGATTTAGGGACCGCTACCCGCATTGGATATTTTAGTGATAAGGTAAAGGGAGTATATCTGCAGTACCCCGATGAAAAGAAAGTTCGGCTTTCTTCGCAGGGTTGGGACCATGTAGAAAAGAATGACGACTCCGCTCAAAAGTTGCAAAAGTAG
- a CDS encoding AAA family ATPase, with the protein MIRTGAPGRATDKIPLNDIQRQAVFYDDGPELVFAGAGTGKTRVLTAKIAFLIQEKGIYPNRIFAATFTNKAAREMKERIEALIGIPCEGLWIGTFHSLCVRILRREAPSLGYKSSFSIYDRNDQTALIKKVLKELQIDERGIAPRQAIQAIGRFKSRCLSPEEVEKRTGGYYDEQIARIYRSYTSSLISLNAMDFDDLITNTVSLFRKEASARDFYQNNFSHVLVDEYQDTNISQFNLVKILSESHNNIFAVGDDDQSIYGWRGAHIENILNFEKHFKNTRIFTLEQNYRSTQPILDFANAVIVSGKQRASKRLWCQKAKGLPIEIVRYQNDRHEAEAIYSRIKEHTNKGIKPGEICVLFRTNAQSRAFEEEFRKRNLPYILVGAMSFYERKEIKDCMAYLRLVVNPSDDISFERIMNTPARGLGEKSKQALQKLARSTRRSLLGTVLSQDLTPLGARAQKGLEKIKTLFNTLIQLNDEGQSPQTILEHMLENSGYIAMLEADESEESVARLENINELHNTLRFWSGEWPDKNLGQFLEEVSLATDVDRWEEQDEAVNLMTLHCAKGLEFDVVFIAGCEDGILPSALNFEDPERLEEERRLLYVGITRARKSLHCSFTEQRWRFGSVMRMKKTRFFESIAEELYEFCDKGTAQLFRRREMGIEEKREPQKSLEHDNFSQDTVEYRLGQFVVHEKFGRGRIVNLSGFGGDLRLTILFDDSVRRKMIARLAKLEPA; encoded by the coding sequence ATGATTAGAACCGGTGCTCCCGGGCGTGCTACCGACAAAATTCCCCTTAATGATATTCAACGACAGGCGGTCTTTTATGATGATGGGCCGGAGTTGGTATTTGCCGGAGCAGGCACGGGTAAAACACGAGTACTTACAGCAAAAATAGCATTTCTTATACAGGAAAAAGGCATCTATCCTAATCGGATATTTGCAGCGACTTTTACAAACAAAGCCGCTCGGGAAATGAAAGAGCGGATCGAAGCGCTTATCGGGATTCCCTGTGAGGGCCTGTGGATAGGAACATTTCATTCTCTCTGCGTCCGTATTTTACGCAGAGAGGCGCCTAGTCTTGGTTATAAGTCTTCCTTTTCGATCTACGACAGGAATGATCAGACAGCGCTGATTAAAAAAGTCCTTAAGGAGCTGCAAATCGATGAGCGCGGGATCGCTCCCCGTCAGGCTATCCAGGCGATTGGACGGTTTAAAAGCCGCTGTCTCTCGCCGGAGGAAGTCGAAAAGCGAACCGGCGGATACTATGACGAACAGATTGCGCGCATATATCGCAGTTATACATCCAGCCTCATCTCGCTCAATGCCATGGATTTTGACGATCTTATCACCAATACGGTATCTCTTTTCCGGAAAGAAGCATCGGCCCGGGACTTTTATCAGAATAACTTTTCCCATGTTCTTGTGGATGAGTATCAGGATACCAATATTTCACAATTTAACCTTGTAAAGATTCTCAGCGAATCACATAATAATATTTTTGCGGTTGGGGATGATGATCAGAGCATTTACGGCTGGCGGGGTGCGCATATCGAAAATATTCTCAACTTTGAAAAACATTTTAAAAACACCAGAATTTTTACTCTCGAACAGAATTACCGTTCTACTCAACCGATTCTCGATTTTGCCAATGCAGTTATTGTTTCGGGCAAGCAACGGGCATCAAAACGTCTCTGGTGTCAAAAGGCAAAAGGCCTCCCCATCGAAATCGTTCGCTATCAGAACGACCGTCATGAAGCAGAGGCAATTTATTCCAGAATTAAAGAGCATACGAATAAGGGTATTAAACCCGGGGAAATCTGCGTGCTTTTCCGCACCAATGCCCAGTCGAGGGCTTTTGAAGAAGAATTCCGAAAGAGAAATCTTCCCTATATTCTCGTGGGCGCCATGAGTTTTTACGAGCGAAAAGAGATTAAAGACTGTATGGCCTATCTCAGGCTGGTCGTTAATCCATCGGATGATATCTCTTTTGAACGTATAATGAATACTCCTGCCAGAGGTCTTGGTGAGAAATCAAAGCAGGCGCTGCAGAAACTCGCCCGGTCAACCAGACGTTCCCTTCTTGGAACAGTGTTGAGCCAGGATCTGACACCCCTTGGAGCACGGGCTCAAAAGGGACTGGAAAAAATTAAAACCCTCTTTAACACCCTTATTCAATTGAACGATGAAGGGCAGTCTCCCCAGACAATTCTCGAGCATATGCTTGAAAATTCCGGATACATTGCCATGCTTGAAGCGGATGAGAGTGAAGAATCGGTGGCGCGGCTCGAAAATATCAACGAACTTCATAATACACTCCGTTTCTGGTCGGGTGAATGGCCCGACAAAAACCTGGGTCAGTTTCTTGAAGAGGTTTCACTTGCCACCGATGTCGACCGGTGGGAGGAACAGGATGAAGCGGTAAATCTGATGACGCTCCATTGTGCCAAAGGACTCGAATTCGATGTCGTTTTTATTGCTGGATGTGAAGACGGGATTCTGCCTTCAGCACTCAATTTCGAAGACCCCGAGCGGCTGGAAGAAGAGCGGCGGTTATTATATGTCGGAATAACCAGAGCCAGAAAATCACTCCATTGCTCATTTACCGAACAACGGTGGCGATTCGGCAGTGTTATGCGCATGAAAAAAACCCGTTTTTTCGAAAGCATTGCAGAAGAATTGTACGAATTTTGCGATAAAGGTACGGCCCAGCTCTTTCGACGGCGTGAAATGGGCATCGAAGAAAAGAGAGAACCACAAAAAAGTCTTGAACATGACAATTTTTCTCAGGATACGGTAGAGTACCGGCTTGGCCAGTTTGTTGTTCATGAGAAATTCGGACGAGGCCGGATTGTTAATCTGAGCGGATTCGGCGGTGATTTGCGGTTGACTATTCTCTTTGACGACAGCGTACGCAGAAAAATGATTGCCCGGTTAGCAAAACTCGAACCGGCCTGA
- a CDS encoding type II/IV secretion system protein — protein sequence MLGRRRKKIGEILLSQGLITHEQLLKGLEEHRKTGVSLGTILVKLGFIGEDDLSSVLGRQIQLEQKKRIGEVLIDQGLITQDQLSTSLQEQKHSGLLLGKCLVKLGFITEEKLIDALSAQLDIQHVVLENFSFNKDLIKVFPEEMLRKYKAIPLFEREGIITVAMADPTNLRTIDHLKFKSGREIEPVIATENSIMGAIERNYSLKLEQMTELLDHAPHQDIDLVKEEYDDVKLTDEEGAQVVKIVNVIVAQAVNERSSDIHIEPLEQYVRLRYRIDGELVEKNPIPLQMRAQIVSRIKIMAGMDIAERRKPQDGHFQIRHQGREIDLRVSTFPSMTRSRGVNEKVVLRVIDQSGNMMQLKDLGFLPGTLARFDDVIRHPDGIVLVTGPTGSGKSSTLYACLRRLSAHYSNKKNIVTMEDPVEYNLEGISQGQINPKAGYTFAEGMRAILRQDPDIIMVGEMRDAETCDMAIRAALTGHLVYSTLHTNDAASAFTRLIDMGVEPFLLSSTIIGILAQRLVRKVCSKCREPYNPEPEFLQRLGLKPGVVLYKGKGCRQCNGTGYRGRCGIFELLVPDDEVRRLVLQRGSSDEIKKHLVTTGTFDTLRKDGLRKAIDGLTTIEQVLGATQDD from the coding sequence ATGCTGGGGCGAAGACGGAAGAAGATCGGTGAAATTCTTCTTTCCCAGGGCCTGATCACCCACGAGCAGCTTCTCAAGGGGCTTGAAGAGCACCGGAAAACCGGCGTCAGTCTGGGGACTATCCTGGTAAAGCTCGGTTTCATTGGCGAAGATGATCTGAGCAGTGTTCTCGGACGTCAGATTCAACTCGAGCAGAAGAAAAGAATTGGTGAAGTACTCATCGACCAGGGGCTTATCACTCAGGACCAGCTCAGTACCAGCCTGCAGGAACAAAAGCATTCGGGATTGCTTCTGGGTAAATGCCTGGTAAAGCTCGGTTTTATTACCGAAGAAAAGCTTATTGATGCTCTAAGCGCTCAGTTGGATATCCAACATGTAGTGCTGGAAAATTTTTCTTTCAATAAAGATCTTATTAAAGTATTTCCCGAAGAGATGCTTCGGAAATACAAGGCTATTCCTCTTTTTGAACGAGAAGGTATCATTACCGTCGCCATGGCCGATCCGACCAATCTTCGGACTATCGACCATCTGAAATTCAAAAGCGGCAGAGAGATCGAGCCGGTCATTGCCACCGAAAATTCAATTATGGGCGCCATCGAGCGGAATTACTCGCTCAAGCTCGAGCAAATGACCGAACTTTTAGACCATGCTCCTCATCAGGATATCGATCTTGTAAAAGAAGAGTATGACGATGTTAAATTGACTGATGAAGAGGGCGCTCAGGTCGTTAAAATAGTCAATGTCATTGTCGCTCAGGCGGTTAACGAACGGTCGTCGGATATCCATATCGAACCGCTCGAACAATATGTCCGCCTTCGCTATCGTATTGATGGTGAACTGGTGGAAAAGAACCCCATTCCACTCCAGATGCGGGCGCAAATCGTGTCACGAATAAAAATTATGGCAGGGATGGATATTGCCGAACGGCGAAAACCTCAGGATGGTCACTTTCAAATACGGCATCAGGGGCGGGAAATCGATCTTCGGGTCTCAACATTTCCATCAATGACCCGGTCCAGAGGAGTTAACGAAAAAGTCGTACTCCGTGTAATCGATCAGTCCGGTAATATGATGCAGCTCAAAGATCTCGGATTTCTTCCCGGTACACTCGCTCGTTTTGATGATGTCATTCGCCATCCCGACGGTATTGTTCTGGTAACCGGGCCTACCGGAAGTGGTAAGAGTAGTACGCTCTATGCCTGTCTCAGGCGACTCAGTGCTCACTACAGCAATAAAAAGAATATCGTTACTATGGAAGATCCGGTGGAGTATAATCTTGAAGGAATCAGTCAGGGCCAGATTAATCCCAAGGCCGGGTATACGTTCGCCGAGGGAATGCGGGCCATATTACGTCAGGACCCCGACATCATTATGGTTGGTGAGATGCGCGATGCGGAAACGTGTGATATGGCTATCCGGGCGGCGCTTACGGGTCACTTAGTATATTCTACACTTCATACCAATGATGCCGCCAGTGCATTTACCCGGCTTATTGATATGGGTGTCGAACCGTTCCTGCTTTCTTCTACCATAATCGGCATTCTGGCGCAGCGGCTGGTACGAAAAGTCTGCTCTAAGTGCCGGGAACCCTACAATCCCGAACCGGAATTCCTACAACGGTTAGGCCTCAAGCCGGGGGTTGTATTGTATAAGGGAAAAGGGTGTCGTCAGTGCAACGGAACAGGCTATCGGGGACGGTGCGGAATATTTGAACTTCTGGTGCCCGATGATGAAGTCCGGCGGCTGGTGCTGCAACGAGGATCTTCCGATGAAATAAAGAAGCATTTAGTTACAACAGGTACATTCGATACATTGAGAAAAGACGGCTTGAGAAAAGCCATAGATGGTCTTACGACAATAGAACAGGTTTTGGGAGCCACACAGGATGATTAG
- a CDS encoding response regulator has protein sequence MPEESHFNPHLLIVDDERSICDILSQYLNKVGYTTSVARSGDEAVRILEANSIDMVLTDIKMPGMSGVDLLKWIKENKNALPVLLTTGFPTLDTAIEALKLGAYDYLTKPFHLEEIGEKIKRALANKELQEENIVFSNLVSLHEVTKELASTHDIHELHLKILDYCVKLSKADGGSLMFFDSKSRLTVFETLGESTRKEFWEDTLFSNGARSTVDRNEPIILPDESNSNLPDSVECYMAFPLSTSKKMLGVLNLVRKKGRAHFSNLDFEIIKVLAPQASISIENVRLYQNIRDNYLKTIRGFALAVEAKDRYTHGHSENVMKYTIVLARKLGLSPAEIERAKYAGLLHDVGKIGVSELILNKPGRLSLPEFEEIKKHPELGARIIEDVPFLKSLVPLVLHHHEFYNGSGYPGGLDGENIPYGARILCVCDAFEAMTSDRPYRKAMTIEKAAGILNENKGEQFDPAIVEAFLAMLKSDFKRDEP, from the coding sequence ATGCCGGAAGAATCTCATTTTAATCCTCACTTGCTTATTGTCGATGATGAAAGATCGATATGCGATATTCTCAGCCAGTATCTCAATAAAGTCGGCTATACCACATCAGTAGCCCGAAGTGGTGATGAGGCTGTTCGGATACTCGAAGCCAATTCGATCGATATGGTGCTGACCGATATCAAAATGCCCGGTATGTCGGGAGTCGATCTGCTCAAATGGATCAAAGAGAATAAAAACGCTCTTCCGGTTCTGCTTACGACAGGATTTCCCACTCTGGATACCGCTATCGAGGCCCTGAAACTCGGCGCCTACGATTATCTCACCAAACCCTTTCATCTGGAAGAAATCGGGGAGAAAATAAAGCGTGCTCTGGCAAATAAGGAGCTGCAGGAAGAAAACATTGTTTTTTCAAATCTGGTTTCGCTCCATGAAGTGACCAAGGAGTTGGCTTCAACTCATGATATTCACGAATTACACCTCAAAATACTCGATTATTGCGTAAAACTTTCCAAAGCCGATGGCGGTTCGTTGATGTTTTTTGACAGTAAATCCCGGCTGACGGTGTTTGAAACACTGGGAGAATCCACGAGAAAGGAATTCTGGGAAGACACACTGTTTTCCAACGGCGCCAGATCGACTGTGGATAGAAATGAACCGATAATTCTGCCCGACGAATCGAACTCAAACCTTCCCGATTCGGTGGAATGCTATATGGCTTTTCCCCTGAGTACATCCAAAAAAATGCTCGGTGTTCTCAATCTGGTCAGAAAGAAAGGGCGGGCGCACTTCTCAAATCTTGATTTTGAAATAATCAAAGTTCTTGCTCCTCAGGCAAGTATTTCCATTGAAAATGTCAGGCTTTATCAGAATATTCGCGACAATTATCTGAAAACAATCCGTGGATTTGCCCTTGCGGTTGAGGCAAAAGACAGATATACCCACGGGCATTCGGAAAATGTGATGAAATACACTATTGTCCTTGCCCGGAAACTGGGGCTTTCACCCGCAGAAATCGAACGGGCCAAATATGCCGGTCTTTTGCATGATGTTGGAAAAATCGGCGTGAGTGAATTGATACTCAATAAGCCTGGAAGGCTTTCTCTTCCCGAATTTGAAGAAATTAAAAAACATCCGGAGCTTGGCGCACGTATTATTGAAGATGTTCCTTTTCTTAAATCACTGGTACCGCTGGTTCTTCACCACCATGAATTTTACAATGGAAGCGGATATCCCGGAGGACTCGACGGTGAGAATATTCCCTATGGGGCGCGTATATTATGCGTGTGTGATGCATTTGAAGCCATGACTTCAGACCGGCCCTACAGAAAAGCGATGACTATCGAAAAAGCCGCCGGAATATTAAATGAAAATAAAGGCGAGCAGTTTGATCCGGCAATTGTTGAAGCATTTCTGGCAATGCTGAAGTCGGATTTTAAACGAGATGAACCATAA
- the kdsB gene encoding 3-deoxy-manno-octulosonate cytidylyltransferase, with the protein MENKSVNTGKILCVVPARYASVRLPGKPLAKVNKLPLVMWTYKRAYESHAFSNVVVATDDGRIYDAVKSHGGEVIMTSTQHKSGTDRMMEVARSMPFEYLVNLQGDEPETPVRILQDFSQNLHRLDNNSLLTCVSNATIKEKMDPNVVKAVLNCRKEALYFSRAPIPFERDGDEKGAYKHIGIYGFTREGLERFCSFPRGTLEMQEKLEQLRALEFGMNIHCLEYDYTSQGIDTPEDLEEFRRRVGSQVKF; encoded by the coding sequence ATGGAAAACAAATCGGTAAATACCGGAAAGATTCTTTGCGTTGTCCCGGCACGATATGCTTCGGTGCGGCTTCCGGGAAAACCACTCGCCAAAGTAAACAAACTTCCCCTGGTTATGTGGACGTATAAACGGGCATATGAATCCCATGCTTTCAGTAACGTCGTCGTTGCCACCGACGATGGACGGATTTATGATGCTGTAAAGTCCCATGGGGGCGAGGTTATCATGACTTCGACGCAGCATAAGTCCGGTACCGACCGCATGATGGAGGTCGCCCGCTCGATGCCCTTTGAGTATCTCGTGAATCTTCAGGGCGATGAGCCGGAAACCCCGGTACGGATTCTTCAAGACTTTTCTCAAAATCTTCACAGATTAGATAATAATAGCTTGCTTACCTGTGTATCAAATGCTACAATAAAAGAAAAAATGGATCCGAATGTAGTTAAAGCGGTGCTCAATTGCCGGAAAGAGGCGCTCTATTTTTCTCGTGCTCCCATACCTTTTGAACGGGATGGTGACGAAAAGGGCGCGTATAAACATATCGGTATTTATGGGTTTACCAGGGAAGGACTCGAACGGTTTTGCTCATTTCCAAGGGGTACGCTTGAGATGCAGGAAAAACTCGAACAGCTCAGGGCTCTCGAATTCGGGATGAATATCCACTGTCTTGAGTATGACTATACATCACAGGGAATCGATACACCCGAAGATCTTGAGGAATTTCGCCGACGGGTCGGTTCTCAGGTAAAATTCTGA